The stretch of DNA GTAAGAACTCCAAATGGCTTAGGTAGTCCCTCCATGCTGTTTGCAGCCCCCATGGCCTCCGTCTTCTGGCTCTGGAATGTGGCAGAGGTGCCACATTCCTGGTACCTCTAACTTCCTGGAGTCTCCACTGCATCTTCAGATTCAACCTCACAGCTTCAAGCAATGCCCTCTCAGCAGCTACCTGCAGGTACTCTGAACCTGTCACACCTTGCctggccttcctttgaaatctgggtggaagcacCCATGACCCCACAACTGCATTCTTTATGTCTACAAAACACATAGACAATGACAAGGTGTGTCACAGCTTGAGCCATGGCCAGGCTGCCTTGGACCATCGCTGCAGTGGCTTCAGAGTGCCTCAGTGGCTGAGCCTGTGAAATGAGTCCTGGGGAAACAACTTCCAAGTATCCCTGTGTGAGCAAGGTGCCCTGTTGGTGGTCTTTTCCCAAGACAAAGTCTTTTGAGTGAATTTATGCATTTACCCACTTCAGCTGTGATCAGTGGGGCCCTGCTGATTACTGAGATTCACTCAACTTATCTTTCCTTTTGTCCTGGTACAAAGTACACGGCAGCTATGACTTTCTTAGCCACAACTCTACACAGACTTTTCTAAACACACTGCAAGCTTttcaactcagttctcactgaaAACTTAGCTAAAATCTTCTAGCAATAACCATGCCATGTTCTGAATGCTAAGCTGTCTTGAAATTTTCTCCACCAGATTAATTAGTCCATAACTTTTAAACTCAGCTTCACATGCAGGCTCAGGGAATAGACAAAACTTATACAAGTTCTTTGCCACAATGTTCCATGAATAGCTAAAGCCCACTTCCCAACAGAGTCCTTGTTCCAGtctgaaacctcatgagcctGGCCTCCACCATCCACATTCTCATCTCCATTCCTGTCTTGAGCTCCCAGAATCACCCACCAAGCTCCACTTACAGCACTGTAAGCTTTTGCTAACCTCTCCAACCATTTCAAAATTCCCCCCGAAACCAATTCCAAAGACTGGGTTTTGCCCCAGCGAGGCTCTTATTTCTCTGATACCAATTTTCTGCTAAACTTTTTTTCACTACTGTGGCAAATTACCTGAGAATAACAACttagaggaggaaagaaatattGATACatatgatttcagaggtttcagtcaatGACCATCTTGCTCCATCGCTTTGGGGCCACAGCAAGGCAGAAACATTGTGGGTGAAgggcatggtggagaaaagatgtTCGTATCATGGCAGCCAGGACGCAAAGAAGGGACAGAAAGGGTCCAGTGACAAGGTATCTTCGAAGGCATGGCGCAAGATAtgtacttcctccaaccagacccgcctcctaaagtttccaccaccttccagaaTAGTGCCATCAGCTGGGAACCAAGCTGTATTCAAACCAAACAGTTACTTAGGTGAgatccttgtttttgttttttaataaccaTTAACATTTCTTCTTTGGGTAACATCCAGATTTCTGGGTTTTGACAAACAGGTGCACTCACGTAGTCACAATGGCTCTTCACCTTAAGAATGCAACCACTGCCTCCTGCACCAGCTGAGAACCACTGATCTGCCATCCTCCTGGTAGTGCTTCTCAGGAAAGTCATGTGGATGGAATAAGAACGTATGTAGCCTGTGCCACCTGGCCAGGCTGTAAATGCCTTCCAACCATTCATGTCATTGGGTTCATCACAGCCTACTCCTCTCATGCTGTATAGAAATTGAACATAAGGAAGGTGCACTATTGCTTATCCATTCCTTCGCTGACACGCATCTTATTCTTCTTAGTTAATGTGATTTTGAATGATTCTGCTATAAGGGCTTGTGGTCAGGAATTGTGTGGGTAAAAGGTTTCAGTTAATTTGGGTAAAACATAGATGCATGATTGCTAGATTGTAAGATAACTACGTTAAGGGTAAGACACTGTCAGACTGCTTTCCTAAAAGACTGTATCATTTGACCTCCCACCTACAACCAGTGAGAAATCCTGTGCTCTGCATGCTCACCAGTATCTGCTAGGGTTGGGTTTTATGTGGGAGGGTAGTGGTTTCTCATTGCTGTCTCAATTTCACTTCTTTAATGACAGATGTTAAACATCTTTTATGTGTTTGTCCTCTATATATATCATCTTGTGAAGGTTCTGTTCATGTCTTATACTCAATCAGTTGGGTTGTTTGACCCTTCATTTCTTACATCTCATTAGCATTTCAATAATTGCATAGTATTCAATCACATTACCCAATTAGTGCTACTTGATCTTGTTAACACACATACTATTATTGTAAATTTTGATGTTTTGAAAGTAGAATATATATAACATGTTCTTTCTACAATTTACTCACTGTcctaatctattttgagttatcatgatacaaaaatcaaaattacCACATGAAAGTAGGAATCATGATCTTATGAGATGATAGAATATAAGGTATTTGGTTTTGTGAAATTTTCCTGAATTGCTCCTTTGAAATAATGAATGCCATGTAACACTAGTATCTATGTAAAAACACACCActgatattgtttttatttcttttactgacTAAAAAAGAATAGTATGAATCCATACTGGGGTTGGAATGAAGCAATGAACACTTGGCTCTTTGGAGGATACTCCAAAGCCAATACAACAGTGAGCTAATCCAGGATTCCACTAGTGAGATCTACCTAACAAGTTTTCCTTGAGGATCCactctgaaatttaaaattacatttctgtTATACGACTGGTAAATGGTTTGATTACCATTATGCATTTGCCATCGATACGTAAGTAAATAAGCCTAATGGAAAAAGAATAACTCCATAGTGTAACTTAAACAAAAGGGTATGTTCTGAATTGCATGGTTAATTATTCTGCACCAGTGCATTGGTTCATTTTTATGTACCCACCCCTGAGTAATTAAGCATTTATTGTCCTCCCCCACATGAATTTCAAAAAGATAATGATGCATTTTTCAGTACTGATGAACACCAATGGACTGACTGCAGCATAGCTATCGTCAATAAAAATCTGAATATAATAAAGAATTGGGTCATTGTTCCACATAATTCTTGATGCAGAGATAACATAATCCATAATAGACATGACCATAAAGAAACCCAAGAGCAGCAGAATGGTCCGGGTGGCCCTTAGTTCTGGGGAGGCTTTTGCAGAGAGGCTGGTGCTGTGCAGATGGCGGGACCTTCTCCTATGCCTGCACAAGACAGTCACCATGTAGCCACTGGAGAGGGACATGAGCCCTATAAGGAAGACTTCCCAAAAGGTCAGCAGTGTGGCAAATAACTGCCTGAGAAGGTAACTAATGGGCCAAACAGAGCAGGATGTGGTGACATAGATAAGATTGTCTGAGGTCAAACTGGGGGTGACAACCACGGAGATGAAGATATGACTGCTAACAGACATATAGAAGATCCCCATGGCAAGAAGGCAACACAGGCTGTGATATGGAGACTTATGTTTGAACTTTGCCAAACGGGAACTTCTGGGGCTGAGGGTGATGGCCTGGAGGACACTCAGCCCACAGGTGGTACAAATGGACAGGCCCCTCATCAATCTATATAGGTAGACAAGTGATTTGCATGTAATATTGTCCTAAAAGTTGTGCCAAGACACAAAAATATCTGTAGCTAAGAATCCTGCGATCACCAGCATCATGAGATGGGTTAGGGCCAGGAGCCCAGTGGGCAGGTCAGTGGGATTGGGCCTGTGCTCAAGAAAGAACATGGAGacatggaagaggaggaggatggcGTTGGCTGAGATTCCAATGCCAATTTCAGAGAAAAAGGCATTTCTTAAGTTGGCAATACTGTACAGTTTGTTTTTATTCATCTTATGGAAGAAAGAAGCTTATAGTAAATGTctgtggagaaaagaaagaataattcttTATGACAAATCTCACCACCTTCATCAGTCTCAGCTAATACCATTGCCTTTATCAAAATATGGTGAGCGAGATAAGCCAACCACAGAAAGACAAGCATTGCAGGTTTTGGCTCATGGAATCTAgacataataataattaataataataataataagatggATTGCAAAAGCAGGGCTGTTTGGGGGAATATGACTGAAACTCATTTTTATGTacaaaaatggcaaaatgaaacacaaaaattggaggcaggaggaagagggagagaatttgatcaaagtactttgtatgcatgtatggaaatgtcacagtgacacCCTTTGAATAGGTAATTtacacgtggtagagtgcctgcctaggaagcatgaggccctgagttcaatcccaagtaccataaaaaaatcaATCTCTCCACACCCTTTCCCACCTTTAATACTCAAGTTCACAGCACACCATCCAGATGCCGTCCTCAGTCACTCCCAATCAGCCGGCTCCCTCTGTACAGCAGAAGTTGGTGTAAATCACGGAAATTTTTCCTATTACCTCATTTGTCAGTTTTTCAGGGGGTAAGAACAatgtcttttttggttttgatatgCAGCATCaattttcttgcagtgctggggagggAATACAGGctctcacacatgccaggcaagccaCACCAATGAGCCACACCACAGCTCATACCCATCATCTATGTGCAGCCATTTAGTAAGCGTTCTACAGATTTGGGTGACGTTGCCTGAGAAGACTGCATACAAGTGAAATGAGAGTGTCTGCAGCAGAAACTCAACTGTTAGTGGGCACAGGGTTATGTTATTTCACTGCTACCTCCATCCTGGTGTATTTATTGTCAGACCAAATGTCTTTAATATATTAACAAAGCAAATGTTGCTATGAGTGAACTATAAGCAGAGAACAGTGGTCAGTTTGCCAGCCATCCCCaaactctgttttgttttttttctccctctttaaaaaaaatttgggtgctggggattgatccaaGGGCCTCAGTCATGCCACacatgtgctctaccatggagctacatcccCCAGACCTTGTGTCCAAATGTTAGCTAACACTGAAATGTTCACTATCACtgaaacatatacataaaaatgtatgtcttgcatttatttgaatattatacAATATGGAAGTATTACAAAGAGATGTATACAGTAATTTCTAATCCATTATTTTTATGAGAAAGCATTTTGGTAACTGTCTCCTTCATAAAAACAATCTAGGAGAAACCGTCATAGGGCCAGGAAtagaggctcatgcctgcaatcccaacttCTTGGGAAGTGGagtgaggaggattgtggtttgaggccagcatgagtgaaaagttaaaatatccataaaataactaaaccaaaaaggttgggggtgtggctcaagtggtaaagcacttgttaAACaagcatgtgaggccctgagttcaaatcctagtaccacaaaaaaagaaacccttttgCATCACCTCCCCCAGCCACACCTCATCACACGCTTATTGGCCTAGTGCAGCACACTGTGCATCAGGAGACAGTTTGTCCAGTCAGGAGGGTCCAGGAGACCCTCCTCTAATGAGACAGCACTTGATAGCCAATTTCCCAGCACAGAAATTGCATTGCACACACCAGAGAAAACAAGCAACCCTCAAAAGGACTTGCCCTCGGTACATAAGGACAGACACCCCAGGGAAAAGAACACAGGATTCTGAGACAGGTCTCATTTGCAGAAGCCACACTGGGAAAGAGGTAGGAAAGGCTGAGTGGGTGgcttagaaaaataaagcatacaCGGAGTAAGACGCATCAAAGAGAAACGTGAGCCCGATAGTGACGGCTGGGGCTCCACTTAGTACCTGGACCAAGGCATCAATCATTTCAGACATTTTATCCCCAAGTCCCGTGATACATGGGACCAATCACGCAGTCAAAGCTAGTGATGAATTCCCAGCCCAGGTGTTGGGAGAGAAGCAGAGCCTGGAATGGAACAAGGAAAGCTCTCGTCAGACCCAGTGCAATTTGGAAGCACTGGGGGCAGGGCAGATTGCAGAGTGAAGGAAGGGAGGGCACAATTTTCTCATGTGCAGCATGAGCACAGTCATGCTAACTCTTAGGTAGTAAGATAAATTTTACTGCCGTAACATGGTCTATGTGCAGCACCTGGAAACACTTGTCCATCCTTACACATGACAGGGCACAATGCTTTGTCATTGTCACATAGCTCATCTTCACCATTGGTATCACTATCACAGCTTCTACACACTGAGGCAAAATGGACCAACTGCGAGGTAAGACTGGTCCTGCTTCGTGCAGCTGGCTTGGGGTGAGGCTAAATTGAACAGCAAGCTCTACGGTGCACAGATCTAGCTGGAAAACTAGGAAGATCTCTAGGAAGAAACGGCTGCACCTCAGGGAAGGGAAAACCATTACCAAGCAATGCCAGTGCTGTGCAGAGAGTTGCATGAGATGATGAACAGAAACTGGAGGATATTTGGGCAAGTGAATGGCAGCTGTTTGTGAAAAATAGGACAAGGATTGCTATTGCTTTTGTAACTTGACAGAACTGTCAGGTACAGCTCAGGGTTCTCACAGCTAGAATATTTAcactagaaatattttaaaacacatcttCAGAAACAGCAGGAGAAGAGTGTTCTTTTAAAGTAAAGAATCAGCAAGCCCCAGAGGAGCCTCACCTCAGACACCACGCTGTCATTCCTAGAAATCCCAGACAGACCTGAAAGAGAATCTGTGTCCCTGACCAGCCCAGAGATGAAATGGGAGTCAAATCCGCTTTCTTCCAAACAGCTCTGGCTTTGCCGTATCATCAAGTCattttgtgttagaaacaaggaGATTGGTTCAGTTGCCTGTTCATGAAAACATACAATTTGGAAGAATAAAACCTAAGCATAGAGATGAGGACAGGATGGGGTCCAACTTCCCTCATTTTTCCCTTAGGCACAGTCGTTAGAGATATGGGGAGAGGTATTTCTAAATGAAGATACACGGAGAATAGATTACAGGACACAAATGTTCATCTCCCAGCTCACAGAAACAATCTCCCTTGGTCATCTGGAGCCAGGAAGAAGGACCCCCATCCTCTTCACTTGATATGTCTGGGGGATGAATGTGGACCCCATCATCACCCTGCTCTCACCCACAGTGCCTGATGACTAGAGCACAGGCCAAAGGTGAACACCACTAATTTGAGTTAATGAAATTAAAACtggaagaagaaatatttcatgAGAAAACTCTAGTAGATATTCGCAGTAATGTGAGATTTCCCTGTGTGAGATGAGGTTTTAAataaaaacctcattttcttctaaagaatccaaaaattttaaaattgtttcaagcTGTACAACTCATATCAATGGCACTTCTATTGATTTAAGAAGACAAGctgaatatatttaataatattaaactAAATTACTTCCCtgattatatgtatataagttAATAATGTCTATGTTTAAAAATCCCTACCTAATGTAACTTGAGCATTTGAGTGCAAGTCAATTAAAGTCATTTAAGTCAGAAAAATTAATAGGAAACTAGTTATTTCCTAGGAAAAAGTTAATTATAAGTTACTAAATTTAATGACTACGTTTACAAGAAGAAAGTTTCCATGCATTCTAGAGAAAACAAGCCTCTGAACTGCATGGGACTTTTAGAGGTGGATGGCTGCTCTGAGGCTAACAAAACCAACAGGCCCACTTTGCCCCCTTCCAGTTTCACAGAACCCCCATCTTACATCCATGGACTAGTCACATACCAGAAGGACACCACAGGGCTTCAGTGCACCTGAGAAGAACCTGCAGGTTTAAGGAGAGGCTGTTGTTGGCTCATTTCTCTGCAGGCTGTCATTTCAGTGTTTGCAGGAAGGTGACAAGATCCCGCTGGGGAGCACAGAACCCTCTGGTGCCCAGCGGAACATTTCACCTGCCTCTTagtttgtctttcttctctccaGGATAACAGCAATCAGGGAGAGCTGTGCTCAGAACTTTTCTCTAAGTCCCCTGACACAGCTGTATGAGGGATTGGAAGAGCAATGGCATGTCCACAACACCAGTTTTCTGACTCTGATCCTGAGCTCAAGATAATCCAAACCCAATGCATCCGTGTGATGCCTCTGACCAGGGGTCAGAGATTCCTGGCAGCTCCATGAGTTCCATTGGCTCTGAGGATCCTCTCCCCACGTGTGATGGGCACCCCAGGTCCATTCTCACATGGAGCTCCTGGGTTCATGTAGTGCTGGTTCTGCCTGTTATGATTTCCAAACGCTCAGAGTCCGATCCAAACTGTGAGGGAAATTGAAAACTGAATTCTAAAAAAGGTAAGAAACAGAAACATACTGCAGAACTGGAGGCTGGGGCTGAGGCATCACTGCAGACTGAGCATAACCGGGACTGAGGCAGAGCCCAAGCTGGACTCCACCCCATGAGGAGCTTGCACGCCCagcctcatcctcaccaacagaggcaggaggagtccCGGGCTTTCTCTGCAAGAAACTATATGCAATTACACTTCAGTATCCTATGTAGCTCACACTAAGCTTTATAAAGAATTatgagacctgtggaaaaaaGATGCTGTGACctatgctaaaaaaaaatcattttaggtaAGTTTGCTGATGTCCCAGGTGTTGAAATGAGGAAATACTGTTTGGTTGAAGTACTGGGGAGcaaatcagggccttgcaataCCCCCAACCCAGaaaataatgctttaaaataaCTAGCAGCAATACATTCAAGGTTAAAAGAGATGTAAGGGTGAAGAGTTTAGTTATTTCCAGAGAGATCTGTAacttcaacaaataaatgaaaaagttagTACTAAATTATATAACATCACGGTTTAAGTTCACATGGATAGGCCCAGGGGGACTGGACACTACAGAAGCAAGCTTCAATGACCTTCAAAACATAGTGAGAGCTGAGATGGTCAAACTCACACAgaggaaaagatttaaaaatgaaaagtgaggTGACTTCTAACTTATGCACAGCTAAACacccagaaagaaaaggaaaaaagggagaaatattaCAAGAAAATGTCAGCCTACGTTTTTTCAAACCTGGTGAAAAATGTCAATCAGAAATCTCAATTACccttgagattaaaaaaatgacaCCAAACTCTACTGCAGTGAAATTCTGAGAAACAGAGAAAACCTCAAAAGCAGCCTGTCCACAAAAGAGATGACAATGACAATGAAGGCACATCGCTATCAGAGCCAGTGCCATCCAGAAGGCAATGAAGCCATGCCTTCAAAGTGAATTtaaaacagacacacacatcTTCTCCAACAGATTTACAAAGCCAGAGAAAATAAGTCTTAAAAGATCAGAGtgaaattctatttttcacaTACATGAAAGCTGGTTATTAATCCCAGCCCACACAAACAATGACAGGCAGGTTCTCCAGGATTCGGATAGGTGAAAAGTGAGGGGAACATAGCCctgtagaaaaaaatgtagaattaCAAGTATGGCAAATattcaaaaagacaaaattatgatttttcctcttaatttttaaagacaaatggttgtataaaagagaatgatgctgATATGTTGTGAGATGTATCACACCTGAAGATTTAAAATATGAGAGAAACAGCAGTGGGTAAAGGAAGTACAGTGCAAGGGTTTTATATCCACTCTTACACCATTAACTTAGGGAACTGCGTTAGGCTTCTCTCAGGAACCCTGGACACACTGAAAAATGACGGAGGACAGTAGGGATCTTGTTTGATATGAGTTACAGCAAAACTAAATATACTGAAAACTAAAACTGAGACgctagaaatattttataattcactTTATAAATTTAAAGACCATTATGTggtattttcatgaaaatttaaaattttatgatctTTTCACTGTCTCAAGAGAAGACTAGTGGATTTACCACTGCCTGCACTTTCCGATGAAATGCTAATGTGGTTGATGCATATGAGGAAAACCTGATCTCACCCAGCTTGAATTCAGGAATGCAGAAGAAATGCCACTGTCTCTATGTGCAGTGTACAGTTAGTTTCAATGCTTCATTAAACGTATGCATGGAGGTCCTTTAAATATCAGTTGTCTGGATGGAAAAGACCCACCATGCAAACTGAAAGCATAACAGATTGGGCATGTCTGCTTTGACATGGGATAAAGTGGGAATGACAATATGAAAAAAGGTTTACAATTAATCATGAAGACATCATATGTAACAATTTACTAAACTCTAAGACACatcaagaaaataatgacaagGTGCAAGGCAAGATGGCAGATAAGTAGCATCCTCTGTTCAATGCTGTGATTGAGAAGGGCCAGGGTAACAAAGGAGAAGCTATGtccctgtgtttatttttttttcttggcagtactgggggttgaactcagagcctcacacttgctaggcatgtgctcttccacctgagctgcacccctagtactttttagctttatttttaagatagggtcttgctttatggtTGGGTCATAGGGGCTGCCTGAGTCacctgaaccatgatcccctttttatgcttccttccatagctgagatgacaggtgcacaccaccacacccagctttttattactcaagatggggtctcacaaatgttttgcctgagctgacatgagccatgcccccagtgagactatattctgaagagaggagaggaagagcatTAGGACTTGAGAAAAGTGACAGGACAGCTAAAGAGTACAGAAaaacaggcagagaaagagatACATAGAAAAATGTCTGTAACTCCAACCCTGGCTCTAAccttgggggaggggaagctgaAGACACAAAGAAAAAGTAAGTCAGATGTCCCTGAAGGCAGACTAGCAACTCCAGCCAAAGTATAACCCCACACTTCCCACAAGCCTTAAGCCCAGTACAGGAATTTGGTGTGATCATGACTGCTCCTGTGAGGCATGCTAGCTTtggagaagaaaaacattttatttctctcattaTCTTGGAGCGCTTTAGCAAGGCACCATCTTTGGAGAGTGCCTGTTTTTCCAGACTCTGGAGACCAGAAAACAAACATGAATCACACTTGGAGAGTATTGGGACACCTTGCCTCAGTGTCTGAGGTGGTAACACAGCTTCAAGAGGTTGTGTGGATGGAAAGTCTGACATGGACCTGGTGAAAAGTTTAAGCAGAGGGGGCGCTCATGTAGTGAAAGGTGCAGTACACCTCCATGGTGAGCAGCAAGTTCTCTCACATGAGTCACTGCAGAAGCATAGGACTGAGCCCATGAATGCCCTACAATGCCCACACTCTAGGCACTGGAACCCTGCTGTCCCTGCTATGTGTTCTTGAtgtcaggaaggaaaaagaactcTAAGCCCAGGTCCAGCAAATCATGTCATGTGCTGAGTGGGGTCTGAAAGAAGTGAGACCAGACTGGAAATAGAACCTGGCTGTGTGTGTTTGCTGCAGAGTGGGACTGAGGGCTCTGAGTCCAGGATGTGCAGATCACGTGGTtacccccagcctcctccctcccacaggtgGGGTCTGAAATAACTGGTTCTGGCATTCAAGAGTGTCTGAGTCCCTCAGTTATCTTCCAGGGTGGCACTCAGTGCTGTTTACTCTGCCCACTCTCTGACACAGTCACAGGACACCGGTAGGGTTGGATATGTGCTGCTCCTGGGAATATAAATGGGGGGAGTAACCTTGTGGAGCAAGTGGAAAACTGCCTGGGCCACAGGCTGCAAAGGTCCTGTGGCCAGAAACAGCTCCCTTACACAAAGGAAGCTTTTAGTCACAAACAGCCCAAAAGTAAACAACTGAGCTTCACCTGCtctggcctcaagctcacaaACAGCAAAAACCTGTACAGTAGAAACTACAAGAGACTTCATCCAGTTTTCTTCTatctgagtggtgctggggaGCAGACCTGGTGCCCTTAGCACATTGCAGAACATTTGGCTACTGAGCCATATCCACAGTTCAGTAGTGAGAAACTTCAGTCTAATGCTGCCACTTTACAGTCCTGCCTGAACTTTGAGAATACTTAACAAAGACCACACGTGATTAAAACTGTCATCCAATGACTTGACCTTGGATGTGAAAATcccaatgaagaaacaaaagaaagatgcaaaaacaaggcaacatgtctcctcaaaaaaaaaaaaaacccaaacctacAACTCCATAGTAATGATATGATCGTGAAATGGATTAAatagcaaataattttaaaatgttagaagaaTGACCAATGAAATTAAACAGAAcacaaatcaatgaatgaa from Castor canadensis chromosome 10, mCasCan1.hap1v2, whole genome shotgun sequence encodes:
- the LOC141411411 gene encoding LOW QUALITY PROTEIN: vomeronasal type-1 receptor 94-like (The sequence of the model RefSeq protein was modified relative to this genomic sequence to represent the inferred CDS: substituted 1 base at 1 genomic stop codon) — protein: MNKNKLYSIANLRNAFFSEIGIGISANAILLLFHVSMFFLEHRPNPTDLPTGLLALTHLMMLVIAGFLATDIFVSWHNFXDNITCKSLVYLYRLMRGLSICTTCGLSVLQAITLSPRSSRLAKFKHKSPYHSLCCLLAMGIFYMSVSSHIFISVVVTPSLTSDNLIYVTTSCSVWPISYLLRQLFATLLTFWEVFLIGLMSLSSGYMVTVLCRHRRRSRHLHSTSLSAKASPELRATRTILLLLGFFMVMSIMDYVISASRIMWNNDPILYYIQIFIDDSYAAVSPLVFISTEKCIIIFLKFMWGRTINA